The Neurospora crassa OR74A linkage group I, whole genome shotgun sequence genome segment CGCTGCAGCACCGCAGCATTGCAGACAGGCATGACCCAGCTCGTCCGCTTGTATGAGACGTAGGCGGCTAGAGCGTCGgcggtgaaaaaaaaaatatcaGTAATTCGTTGGGCGGAGTAAGAGGACATGGCTTGGGTCAACAAGGTGTTGCTACTCTTTCGTCATCTCATGGTTTGACATTGAAGTGTTGGCTTGGATCTGTGATGACTATGTCAGATTTTAGAACGAGGAGGAGACAAATGAAACCAACACCGAGCCAGTGGCTTGAGATGTTTTGCAAAATGATGAGAAATGGCCGGCTAGATCGGATAATCTCTGCTGAATTCTTCGAGGTCCTGTCCCTTACTGTCGGGTACTATCTTGTCCATTCGCATGCTTGCGCTTATAGAACAATTTGTCATCACTTCCGTGACTCGACAGGAGTTGGATCTCTTTTTGAGACagacaagaaagagaaaggtCGGATTTGGTCTTCTTGGCTTACGGTCAACATCCACTTGATGCCAACTTCCAGGCAAGAAACTCACATTCGGACCTTGGACCGACTTTGACCATTTCTGTCTTATGAGCCTGAACTATTCCGTAAGAAGTCATGAGACGAGACAGTGATGTACGTTGAAAGGAGTAAGCGTTTCAGATATTGTCGTCCTATGGTGTCTTTTCTGCATCATACCTGATATCCTTGGCAGAAGGCTTGTCAAGCTATTCACTTCTTCATGCCTTGATTTGAGGCGCACAACGCCGCAGTGTCTATCGCGTTGTCAGATACAAAGATACCATTGCCTTACCGCGAAGAAACTCTTTAcataggaagaaaaagagggcagaacgaagacgaagaccaCGGATCGATGGAAGAGTAACAAAGCTAACAAACAACACAGGAGAGATGAAGCTGAAAAGAGCATCCAGAAGGTGAGAGAAACCGGTTCACCAAACGAGGTCTAGCTAGCCAGCGAGCCATGTGACAAGCCAGGAAGAAGGCGTAAAGAATCAACCTAGAAAAGTCGATTGtagaagagaggaaagaagtCATGAAAGTGAACAATTTCCCAGCCCGCCTGTTGACTCTGATTCACTTTCATAGTTCACTCCCCAagcccaacaccaacaggTACACTCAACATCCAACATTCTGGATGACTCTTCAAAACGCCACGGAATTGATTGGCAAATTACGCAGTTGCATATTAGGTCAAATCCATTATCTTCAACCCCATTACCGTTCATTGCCAAGATGGAATTGACGGGGTAGGTGAATTACAGGGTCGCatgtaatatatatatatatatatatatatatatgtaaaCATATACACAACGACAACGGTCTATTAGCGGTGTACCCGCCACTCATGACAATGAACCATTGGCATCACATTACATCCACTTCAGTTCAGATCTCCCCAGATCTGACTGACAGCTCTTCACAGTACGTTAGTGTCGTCGCCCATAAGTATTTGGGCTTCCTCATGGCCGTGTTACATGACAGATCACTTACAAAcatctactactactatgtTTGACCACTACTTCAACCACAACTATCAACGCGACTATTGCTGCAGATTCCctatctttctttctctctctctctactCCAACTACCTTGGGGCTAATCCAGTAAGATCGGTCCGTCGAGTGGGTCTCTGTCTGACAATGTCAATGGCTTCTGTTCAATCTCTGAAATGTGAAATCACGATTACGGTTACAGTCACGGTTTATGGTCATGGTCACGACTTCTCAGTCTTACGGCCATGAtgatagtaggtaggtagctgtCAAGATCACTGACGGTCACGGCTACAGACCTTGATACCTACCAACTACCACAAACAAGCACTACTCTTTatcttgccgccgccgcaaaTCTTTAGTGACACGTGGAATGACAACCGGGAATTGGGATCCTCCAATGTTCCTTCCAGACTTCCGATCTCTGCGGAGGCTAAGAACCCGTTACGGTGAACTGGAATGACTGGCCGTCGGAGGCCTCAACTGTTTCGTGCCATGTTTCCTCAAACACTTGCCATGTTATATTTTCTCAGCAATACTCCCTTCGCCTAAGTGGTAGGcgggagggagaagatggtgTGGGGCTTTTATTTGGACGGAGCGATCTGGAGAAGCCTACCGACCGACTGGTTGTCCAACGTTAAAGTGTAGGTGGATTTGTGTATGTTATATATGAAAGTCAACGTCTATTGCGCTGGTGGTGACTAATACGCTAACATATTCATGAGAGATTGCCCACCCAGGCGGCAAGAAGAATCGAAGAGCAAAGAGCTGTATGATCTATGTCGAACAATGATAGAGCAGCTGGCAAAGAGGGTTAACGGTAATGCAAGGCCACGCAATCCAAGGCAGTCCTAACCATTCAAGTCCAGCAAAGCAAGCCCCAGCAACAATATCTTGTCACCCATATCCATGAAATATATCGTGATCGAGtataggaaaaaaaacaaaacgaaaaaaaaaacagaggCCCCCCGAAGGACCTCCATCGACCAAGCCAAGAGATATCAGGCCATATAACGAACACAATATCCTTTGTATTGCTGTACGAACGCCGTATTAACGCTTGTGAAACAGAAAGTCGTGAATTCTTTTCCATGTCCGCATGGCAAGATCTATCGATCCTAcccttcatcatcatgcCATCATATACATGCCAAAGCCTTTCTAGCTTTACTGTCCTCGAAGGAGCAGCACACCCGTTCTACCATGATGGCTAAACCAATATTACCTTGTTGGTGTCCCAGACTACGTTAGAGACAAGGCCACGGTCGCAATGCGCAGCATTGGCGCCAAAAATTCTCGTCTTGTTGCTCAGGCAACCGTCTTGCCACCACAGTCCGGAATCTTGATTCCCTTTTTGAGATTCCTGTCCACATCCATGAGACCCCAGTGATCCTCCCATTGCTGGTCCTTGGTGTTGAATCGGATTTTCCATGGCTCGTCAAAGGCCTCAAACCAGAAATACTCGGTTCCGTTGGCGAGTGCCTGGCATACCCAATCGCTCATGAACTGGTTCAACTCGGTAATGCCAGCCACCGCACGACCAGGGCAGTTGGTACTTTTGGTATCCGGGTAGCAGTCCGACCCACCCTGTGACGGCCAACCAGTCTCGCTGATGATGTTTTTAGACTTGTCTGATTTCATAAAGGTGCCAGCATGGTCGTTCCAGAAAGTCGTGGTCCATGCTGCTGCATCCTTGGCGTTGACGCCGCCGAAAAAAGGGTGAATGTTCGCCATGATGTAATCGCTCACTTTGGCCAGTGATTCATCCCAATTGTCGCCAAGATCGCTGGTTGCCACTGGTAGCTTCATGCCCCTAGAGGTGAGGTTCGTACGGACGTCGGAGAGTAGTGTGCTCAGACTGGCGAGAGTCATTTCCTTGCGGAACAAAATTTCGTTAGCTACAATAAGACCCTTGAACCATTTATCGCCATAACTGTCGAGAATTGTCCACATCTGGGAGAGCTGACGATCATTAGTCGTTGTGTTGCCATCCTGCCAGACGCCCAGCCAAATCTTTATCGTGTTATCAAGCTTCAGCTGCTTCAGCGCGTGGATGACCATCTCGGTTTGGTTACAATCGGTGCCGTAAAGCCGAACTGTATTGGTCATCTGTGACAGAACCGCGATATCACGAGTGATGTTGTTTTGCGAAGGAGGGTTGTGGATGCAATCCGGGTACTGGGAATTGAGTGGCGTATAATCTATACCCGGAAAGACTTTGTGTAGGCCGGGGTTATTCATGAGCGCCTGGATTTCGGAGGAGTTGATGTCGAGATCCCCATTGTTTTGCATGTCATCAGCGGCGGAATCGCCCTGTTTCTTATCTTCGCCGCCGCGCTTGAGCACAACACCGAATACAATTCCGAGGACAATGGCGGCAGCAACAAGAAGTCCAAGCGTCAGGATGGCCGCTAGCCTCCACTTCTTGCCCCTACTCCTCGACTTGCCGGTAGAGTTCCACTCAGGCTTTTCAGCTACGAAACCTGGTTTATATGGACCGGCCGCATGTATAGTGTCGGTCATCTGGACATTGTTTTTGATCGGAGTATAGCCAGAGACATTACCGCTCTCATTACGGCTGGCCAGGCCGCCAATGACGCCGCCAGCGGCAGCGGTGCCAGCAACGGCTCCAGCGCTCTTGTTGCTCCCATTACCGAGGCTGAGGATGCTGTTCCTTTTCGACTTGCGGTGGTAATTGAGcccgtcatcgtcatcatcatcaagagCAGCGAGCGGATCGACAACCCCCAGACCTGGTGGCTGAGGACGGCCATAGCTCAGAAAGGGATCGTCTGTGTAGATACCTGTCGTACCAGGACCTTGATGTGGGCTTCTGGAGGGACTTGTCTGCCCAGGTGTGCCGGCCCCCGGCGCATACTGCGCAGCATTTAATGCCTGCGAACTGCTTTGTAGGCTAGGGGGCCCGCTGTTTTGTGCATACGGACTGGCATAAGGCATCTGCGCCTGGGTATAGTTCGATGCATCGCGCACATTGGGCCCGGGGTTCTGTTGGCTTTGAAATTGCCCTGGAGTAGGTTGTTGGTCGTATTCTTGTGGGTAAGCGGGGCCGTCAAGTGCGTTGAGTCCGCTCTCCCTCGCAGTCTGGTCAGCGACAGTCAGCGCAATCCCCGTCACACCACCGGCAGCAGCATTGCTGAAGTCGTCCGCTCCAGGAGTGATGTTGCTGAGGGCCCTAGGTCGTTGTGACTCCGAGTAGCTAACCTGATCATTGCCCCACGATCTTCCCTCGGCGCGATGAGGAGGCGGCTGGGGAGGGGATATAGGCGACACTATATCTTGTGGCTCGTAGCTGTTGGATGCCGTACCAGCTGGTATGTACGCTCTGAAGTTGCCATCGCCATTACTCCTTTCTGATGATTGTCCTTGACTCTTGCGTCTCTCCATACGAAGTCGCTCAAAGGCAGAATCCGGATGGGCTCCGGGTCGGGATGCGGACGGCGGACGGAATGAATTTTGGTACTGTTGCTGGGAACGCGAGGGCGGATAGTACTGGTTTCGTGAATGGTATGGAGATGTTGACGAACCAAGAGGTTCTCGTTCCGCCATTTGATCGTCGTCAAATGAATATCTTGACTGTGCCATTCTCGGATACGAGGACGAGATGCGAGTGGATGGCAGGGCGCAGGAGTGTACGTGTAGGAACAAGTTCAGACGAGATCATCAATTAGGGGTTCTGTGGTCGACTTGCAGCGTAGGTCATGAGCGCTCGGGTCCAAACGGCCGCAGATGCAGAtgaggggaaagaagaacgTCGATTCCCGCGGCGACTGGAACTAGATATGTCTTGGAAATCCAAGCAAACAAAAGACGATGTTCCACTGTTGTGTACATTGAATAACTTAGCATGAGGACAGACCAAATGAGCAACAGCCGCAAGGAATCGGACAGGAGGCAGCATACCAGAGATAAAAACAGAAGGGTATTACAAGCGAGGTGTTCCCGGTGTTGTAGTGTCGCAGACTCGTGGGACCGTCCACACCGGATGCCAGGCGACAAAACAAACAATGACGCTTTGTCTCGGAACGCCGATTAAAGTGGAAGTgactgtagtgtagtattGGGGCATCCGTAGACAAGCCCCGCAATAAACGGCTGGTGCCTGGTAGTTTTAGAATCGCTCCAAGAGAAGGCTTTTCGAAGTAAATGCTCGAAGATATCAAAACCGAAAGGCTATGCGGTCCTGAGCGGACGTGTGTCGGCAAAGGATGAGGTTGTCGTCAAGTGTGTGACGCGAGGTGATTTTTCTCGGTTCCCTTGTAGCAGTGGCCGGCCAAGGCAGAGCCTGCCCGACACTCATTCGGCTGAATCCTAGAATGTGTTTTTGCGGCGGTTGGTGTCCCGTCGCATTGCCATCGCATTGGACCAAAAAGGGCTGGCACACCCGAAACCAAGTGCAGCTGGAGGGTGGGATGGTGGACGGGATCAGTGGACTGTCGTCCTGTGCCGGGATGTGATGCCCCTGGCTGGACCTGATGGCTGGATGGCTGCACTGGGGCTGTAGTGTGGATGCGCGGAGCagcgggtggtggttggtggttACCTGGTGGAGCCTGTCACCCCGCCCCAGTAGTTCCAGCGGTTCCCAGCGACCGGGATTCAGCCAGCGCTGACGGCGGGGACTTGCGTGGAGGGCGGGGAGAGGCGTGTCTCAATATGCTtttacactagaggtacttctAGCATGGTGGTCCTGAGATGTTAGGGGTCCATGGAACATGGGTAGAGAAAGGAATGCGTTTCAATCGTAAACATTTACACCCGCAAGATACAAATGATATTGCTAACCTTCAACACAGGTTGAAATTCACTCAGGGGAaaataaaacaaaaaaagagagagggatagagagagagagcaagAAAGAAAGCCCCTTTCTGGTTTTTTTCGAGgctcgttttcttctttcttctctgaAGGGGGCCGGTATCTACTGCATAGTAGTAGGTCCTGAGAACTGCCCCTGGTTAGAGGGCCTCATGCACAGTGCTCAATATCTCTTTCCATTTCTACACTCATCACCAGGGACGGGAAGGCGTGTCTGCAAAGATCCCTACATGCACAGATTTTGATCCAGTATCTCACCCAAAAGACGCATTTTATGAATGCTGAGCTGCGAAGAGGACGGAGTATTCCAACCAAACCTTTTGAGACTCGCGACCTTGGAGGTGCACGGACATTGTCTGGACCTGGCACCCTGGATACCGAGTCCCTTTCTTACacagtacctaggtatgtacgtAGTAAGACATCTGCTTCCAGATAATGCACCTTTTCCCTGGTAATGCATCTTTTGTTTCCTTGGTAATGTCTTGTCTCCTTGGTAATGCACATGTTACTTGGTGAGCGTCTTTCTTTACCTTAGCGTTCGACGGATGCACagaccttcttcttggtaATGCATTTTGTTCTCTTTGACAAGGCCATAGTTTGTCCACAGCCATTGCAAATCACCATCCCACAATCGGACAACAGTCCGTCACGTACTTGTCTCCAACAAGAGAAATGTAACGAACAAAACTTTGCATTAGGACAATGCCGCCAAAGTTCACATCTTTCACTTCAACATCCTGTCAAGAGGCAATCGGCCCACACAAGGTGTTCAGTAGGCTGTCTCGCTGCAACCGAAAGACACGCCCCCCTTCCAAGAAAGGAAGGTGGAGGGAAAATCGAAGAAAATCTTTCTCGTCCGGCGCCCAAGGACCGTAAAGCCTCGACATCAAGGGTTTCAGAGAGAAATGTCAGAAGCAACTTTGCATTGGGAGTCAGGCCGCTCACTCGTGATTGCATATAGGTACTACGTACGCAGTATATGGGTCCCTGAGACCGCCGTAGGCATTGAATTGACCAAAGGTGCCATCGTGATAAGCATTGACAAGTAGAAGTGTCAAGAGTTCCTTACGACGTCCAATAGGGCGCTGTCGGGTCCTCAAACAGTGGGGGGCACAGTCAAAACCTGGAAGTGGCTACAATGCACCAGCAACTACGAATTGGGGGTGTCTTTTGTGGTTACGCTCGGGAGGCTGAGGTTCAGTTGGTTGTAGAGGAAGATCAGCTCAATCACCACTCGGTGGTTGGCTGAAGATACTTGGACTAGCACAAGCTAAAAATATTACCTTGCGGACGGACACAGAACGCGACGCCAGCCATCCTCTTTGTTAATGGTACAGAGGTTGGGGGCGGCGGATAAAGGCAACCGAATGGAAAGCTTCGAATGCCGGACAGCGGAGTGTATTGAGAACAtatgatacctacctctatgtacatacctaaggtaggtacagaCAGGTAAGGTGGAAGGATCCGAcatgactacctctacctaggtacctttaAGAGATTTCCCCTGCCGGTATTgcttgatgatggatgaggtCGGGCCCCTGGAGGGCTTCTGACCGCCCGACGCCCGCCCGGCCCTCTGCAAAAAAAGTGCCCCGCCATTACATCATGGCAGGTGGCCGCTGCAAAGAAGGAGCAGGAAAGGAAACCGCATGGATTAGGTTGAAGCCTTCTCGCGGTCCACAACCCGCGCAGCACGGCAGTGGTCCAGAACTGACGATCAACACCTGAGGAGACGATATTGCGTTGTTTACAACAGAATTCAATTAAAGCCACCTTGTCGATGGAATGCCGCCCAACGTTCAACGGCGCAACCTGGGCGCGAACTTGGACGAACGCCCAGCAGGGCATGTGCACCCACATTTGCAAGACAGCGGCTGAGGTGGAATGCAGGAACCCCACAGTGCATCGCATGTGCGAGCCGCCTCCCGTGCTCCTTCCCTAGCGCTGGACCTCCCGTAGAACGGGCTATTGCACCCCACCGACCTGATCCAAGACCGTTATTTCGACTGCATGCGGCGAcacctcaacaacatcaccatcaacaccactgGAACCTACCATGGACTTTTAGCGTCTTAGATATGTGCTTGGACCATACCTAGCGACAGGAGTTACATTTCCTTACTATATGACTGCTCTCAAATCTGTGCATTATGTCAGCAGTTTTGACCGTCAAAAGTCAAGTGTCCAACCTTGACAGCGGTTGCACATCTGTAATGGTCGTAGCAACTGCTATCCGAATGCGAGACGATGACAGCAAGTGTTAGAGAGATGTAAGAAGCCGCTGCATCTATGTCAGCATAGTCATGACACAAGTAGTTGAAGTACATGCATAAACTGATCTGGGTAAATTGGGGAAACCGGAGGCACGTCGTGGCAGCCGGATTTCGGCTGACAGCGTGGCTCTACCGGGCATGGCTTGAAGAGATGCTCTTCAACACCTACCAACCGTGCCAAGACATGGCGATTTCTCCTGTCTTCACCGATTTGACTTTCCGTACCGGCGAGTCGAGATTCCACGTATCACGAAGTCCAGCTGTTGTACGGAGTAGGAGGATACAAGACTGGGGCATTCATCTAGACCCCTCCAGACAACCATACACGACTTGGATGATGTCAACGACCGTAAGGTTGACATCATGACTACAGCTATCCTTTACACCATAACGAGCTACATCGACGTCTAGAACCTATTTGAGCTCACGTGGACCTCTGTGCTCTTCCACCAAAGAAAACGTCGACaacaataaaaataattcaaTCAACACCTGTAAACCCATCACAACCCGACCTCACCACCCAAATCCACAAGTACCAAGTCAAAAAGAAATCGTTCACCATGTCTGCCAACCCCGATTCCGTTACCAACCAGGGCCAGTTCCACGCCAAGGTCCCTCCTTCTAAACCCATGACCAATTCTGGCGTAAGTATCAGTCCAAACACACTCCTCCTTCCAGTTTCAGGATGCCTAACCCACGTCACccatcagcatcaacccGGCCACCATGTAGGCAACGAACGCGCGCCCGAGTTCCACGCAAAGACCTTCCCACCCGGCACCGCGCCGGAGGAGCACACTTATCTTCCGAACCCAATTCACGAGATCCCCGGCCAGGCTCTCAATCCGGACGTCGACCCGTCTTCACGCACTGATCCGCTCGACGCCTACCGTGGTCCCACCACCCAGGACCTCTATAACCGGGCCACATGGAGCCAGCCGATGCAGGGTCAGACGAGCAGGGAGCTGCACGGCCTGCATCCCGGTAAGCGCAAGAAGGAGCACTCCGGGCTCGAGGGTGTAGGCGCCACGGACCCGCATGCCCCGACCGTCGAGCACAAGGTCCGCGAGATTGTCGCCGATAAGCCTCCGCCTATCGAGAGGGGTATCAGGCATGTAATTGGTCCTGCGCCGGAGGGCGCGGAGTACGACGTGCCGGAGCCGGCGGACACAGTTGCTAAGGAGAACAAACCTAAGAGGCATCATTGAAGAGGTTACATGCTAAGGCAAGGAAGTTGTGAGGTTGTACGATATGGTGTTGGAGGAGTGTCTGGATCTGTACCCTGTATTAACATGTTATAAACATGAACTGGCTTATTCACTGTttgagggaaaaaaaagtgagATGTGATTGTCTTGgtgcttcttctcttcgacTACACGACATGGCACGCTGTATGTCAGCTTTGATAAACCACCAGACAGAATTCCGGATCATGACCTTGTGGTGTGTGTATACATACTGTGGCAGACCCAATCCATTCCATCCAGCAGCAGATGTGACCAAGAACCCAAGTCATAGATAGACCTGCATAATATCCTCTAGTAGTTCTAGACTAGAGACCGTCCCTGTTCTCACATTCGGAGTCCTGACTGGATTTCAGTCTCCAAAGACTCCCATGTTAATCCAACCAAATCACTCTGATAGTAGCCAACCAAAACGGATCGCCAACAGGTGGTATCGAGTTCCCATCCCCATTCATGATTCTGGTGCTTCCCCACGTGGCAGACACGTACGTACGTATGCTCAATCCGACTGACCAACAGTCGCATCCTGCCTGATCATACGTGGAGGTCGAAAAGTACCCCTAGGAGCAGTAGCCGTGACACTCTCCAGTCCCCCTTCTCCGCTCACACCGCGCCTGCCGTGTTCTGTGTGGCCGACAGGTCTTATTTTCTTGCACCTCCTGCAGAAGGCGAACTCGGGCTCTTCTAGTGTTGAGTGGGGCatgtcttctttctcttcttccggtttcgtcgtcgtcgttcttcttctccgttCATAGCACTGGCTCGTGATGGTATCCGTACTCCGTCACTTGGTGCGGTGAGGTGCGTTGTCCAAGGCGAGCTTCGAACTCAATACTGCGGTGGTTTTCTTTGGAACCGATCACGATGGAAGTTCTGAAAAGTGCCGTTCGACAACTGTTGCGTGTCGGTGGTTGAAAATAAGGTTCCGAATGTGGATCTCCACGATTGTTCGAGAGACGTTTAGTCTAGCTGCCCTCGTTATGAGATGGGGTGAGGAGGTAATAGGTAGTCGTACGTGAAGACCGGGACTTGAGTATTCCAGTGTATGCTAAGTGATCATCTCGTCATCATGAAGCTTGTTGGTCCGTAGCCGCCCGAAACTGATCTCAAGGTCGATCGCGATAGCTGCAGTGTTGCATCAACAAAGCTGCTGTATCAACGCGCCGTGGCTGATGAGAAACTCGGTCATAACGAAGTGTTGAGCTTGTATGAAAAGCTGGCGAGAATAACTTAGCGGTCTTTACTAGTCTCTATCACATGACCTCCGACGACAAGCTTCAGCGGACCCGCCCCACAATTATATAggtctcctctcctcgaacttttgTAAGAGGAGGTCTGTTACGGTTTTGCGCGAAAACGTCGTCGGCTGCAATTGTACATATACAAATCGGCCTCAACAAAGACCAGAAATCTACAAATACTTGCAAATATCTCAATAACAACAAATCGCATTCAGAAACGGCTCACTTATTGGATATAGCACAAGTACGAACTTTCGTaaacattttttttttttctattatcacctatattaactattaattatctattagGGGGTTACCTTCGttggttataataattattattcaaaaaataggtattgtatttctactaattttaatctaAATTgtctaaaatttaattaagacAATAGCCTAAGCAAATTATACCTTTAACGAAAtttttacctttatttaatattttaaaacctaTTCCGACTTTACTACGttacttatactaaatataattatatagtaatatattactataattattgaatatacgaatttagacgattataaatagctttaaatttaatttatatatactatcgTTCGACTTTTATTTAACCCAACCGCTCAATTAGCATTTAattaaaccctatattaGCTTTACCCtaagtaaattaagtatatctattatattatttattagtatagtaatataattctaattattataattgggtttaataaaagtattatattttaagtaatattaattattcttcctacgtaggttatattataaattgtacCTCTTATTTATTTCGGTTAAAAATAAAGGgacgttattataatatatcccGGCGTTAaactcctattaattaattaaaacttttataaaatatataaacctaccctatttattctaatagataattaatatatttaaattaatacgtTATAGGATTGTatatattcggaatattttatatatattttcctcGAACCTAAATAAGCCTTCTATTACCGATTTCTCAAATTCTTTCGTACTCTAAAATTCGCTATTCGGATAGCGTTCGTCGCTATTAACgaactttatactatttattaatagcgcgacttctatacctatttttccgatttttattaattctagtaGACCCTACCccttttaattctataatttaaatatacggctatattaattaaggaattagaaatatatatacaaaaatatattaatttctatttattcggataattaataaattcgctttaaattatttatacctctaTCGACTAgcttaatattagtatcaTCTTTAATTCTATCCCTAAATTTgaaatataaaactttaaacgttttaaattcctcctcggccctacttctaatagtattatcccaaaaataattatttatatcgataataaggatttaattGATAAAGTgaggaagtattttatttgctccttaattaaatgtaatttctataattgatctaatatatatttaattatttaaatatattacttatatatccgccttataaattaaaatcgcctttattattaatttattacccccgAATCCTAATatcgtattattatatttatagtagcgtTAGGAATAGGAATGGATATCCTTAACGTAATACGTATCGTACAATAcagttaaattaaatttaaggatgTTTTGGATTTATAGTAGCGTTTTGGCTACGCTATTTGTAATAGTAGATATAGCTTCGCTTACTTTtttataccctactaatactttaattagctTAAGTTCGAATTCGTTAAActatctatattagtaatacaatcTACCAACCccttgtatatatataaatccaattcgtcctttataatagataCCTTATTtgaagttatataattttaattactaaattagactataaatatGCAGTCTATAGAAAACCCCgtctatagtatattcttaCTCTGGAACTTTTAGCCGAAGAAGTAGACGAAGCGGGACGAAAAGTAATAAAccgatttaattaataattatcttaatatatatactattactaatataatatatttctacgaagccctatttaaaatactataaagttatattgaCCGCTAGAATTACCTACAGagtacttactataataaatataattattactttaattaaattgaataaatatttttaaaaccgAAGAAGTTTAGTgcctttatacctataagtaaggtaggtttattcttatttcGCTTCGAGGGTTTTTTTATAGagcgtattatatttatattcgtaatattaaatatcgaTTTCCAATTACCGTACTCTATTCTTATCCT includes the following:
- a CDS encoding endo-beta-1,3-glucanase, variant, which produces MAQSRYSFDDDQMAEREPLGSSTSPYHSRNQYYPPSRSQQQYQNSFRPPSASRPGAHPDSAFERLRMERRKSQGQSSERSNGDGNFRAYIPAGTASNSYEPQDIVSPISPPQPPPHRAEGRSWGNDQTARESGLNALDGPAYPQEYDQQPTPGQFQSQQNPGPNVRDASNYTQAQMPYASPYAQNSGPPSLQSSSQALNAAQYAPGAGTPGQTSPSRSPHQGPGTTGIYTDDPFLSYGRPQPPGLGVVDPLAALDDDDDDGLNYHRKSKRNSILSLGNGSNKSAGAVAGTAAAGGVIGGLASRNESGNVSGYTPIKNNVQMTDTIHAAGPYKPGFVAEKPEWNSTGKSRSRGKKWRLAAILTLGLLVAAAIVLGIVFGVVLKRGGEDKKQGDSAADDMQNNGDLDINSSEIQALMNNPGLHKVFPGIDYTPLNSQYPDCIHNPPSQNNITRDIAVLSQMTNTVRLYGTDCNQTEMVIHALKQLKLDNTIKIWLGVWQDGNTTTNDRQLSQMWTILDSYGDKWFKGLIVANEILFRKEMTLASLSTLLSDVRTNLTSRGMKLPVATSDLGDNWDESLAKVSDYIMANIHPFFGGVNAKDAAAWTTTFWNDHAGTFMKSDKSKNIISETGWPSQGGSDCYPDTKSTNCPGRAVAGITELNQFMSDWVCQALANGTEYFWFEAFDEPWKIRFNTKDQQWEDHWGLMDVDRNLKKGIKIPDCGGKTVA
- a CDS encoding endo-beta-1,3-glucanase, which gives rise to MAQSRYSFDDDQMAEREPLGSSTSPYHSRNQYYPPSRSQQQYQNSFRPPSASRPGAHPDSAFERLRMERRKSQGQSSERSNGDGNFRAYIPAGTASNSYEPQDIVSPISPPQPPPHRAEGRSWGNDQVSYSESQRPRALSNITPGADDFSNAAAGGVTGIALTVADQTARESGLNALDGPAYPQEYDQQPTPGQFQSQQNPGPNVRDASNYTQAQMPYASPYAQNSGPPSLQSSSQALNAAQYAPGAGTPGQTSPSRSPHQGPGTTGIYTDDPFLSYGRPQPPGLGVVDPLAALDDDDDDGLNYHRKSKRNSILSLGNGSNKSAGAVAGTAAAGGVIGGLASRNESGNVSGYTPIKNNVQMTDTIHAAGPYKPGFVAEKPEWNSTGKSRSRGKKWRLAAILTLGLLVAAAIVLGIVFGVVLKRGGEDKKQGDSAADDMQNNGDLDINSSEIQALMNNPGLHKVFPGIDYTPLNSQYPDCIHNPPSQNNITRDIAVLSQMTNTVRLYGTDCNQTEMVIHALKQLKLDNTIKIWLGVWQDGNTTTNDRQLSQMWTILDSYGDKWFKGLIVANEILFRKEMTLASLSTLLSDVRTNLTSRGMKLPVATSDLGDNWDESLAKVSDYIMANIHPFFGGVNAKDAAAWTTTFWNDHAGTFMKSDKSKNIISETGWPSQGGSDCYPDTKSTNCPGRAVAGITELNQFMSDWVCQALANGTEYFWFEAFDEPWKIRFNTKDQQWEDHWGLMDVDRNLKKGIKIPDCGGKTVA